The stretch of DNA CCGCCCGTGTCGATCTGGAGCTTGACGACACTGGGCATCACTTTGGCCGCGACCTGTTCGACCGAGCCGGCGGGCGCCTTGGCTGCGGGCTGGGGCGACAGCGGCGCTTGAGCGATGGGCGGTTTGGTGGCCGGCTTGTCGTGGGCTAGCGAAACAGCGCCCACGGTGGCGGCACCGAGTCCACCACCAACCACCGCGGCGACCGCAGCTCCGGCGATGACGGCGCCGCGACGAGAACCCTTCGGCCGAATCGTGGGTATCGGCGCTGTAATCGCTTGGTGTGCAGCGTGATACGGGCCAGTCGGCGACTGGGTGTAGCGATAGTCGTAGCGCAGATGCGACGGAATGTAGGCGTAGGAATCCGGGTTGGCTTCTCCCGCAGGTTGACTCGGATGCGGCTGAGTGCCGGGCTGATCCGTGGGATACCGCGGAGGGTTGGTCATGTTGTTTCGTTCCTTCTGAATCGTGAGTCAGCCCAGTGGCTTAAGCACAAGGTGCCGACGATTGCTGAGACAGAACTGAGAGGCTGCTCAGGGAAGCCCGAGACTTTGCTCCGGGTGCCCGCGCGTTAGTGTGCTTTGGTCGGCCTCAGCGAACAAGTCGATAGAAGAGTTGAGCAATTCATGACTGCACCAGCAGAGTCGTCTCCGCTTGAAGCGCGGGTGGGCCACTACTACCAGATGGACGGCACCTACCTGGTGGGCCGCGAGAAGTTGCGTGAATACGCCCGTGCAGTGCAGGACTACCACCCCGCGCATTGGGACGTCGCCGCTGCCGCTGAGCTGGGCTACTCGGACGTCATCGCGCCGCTGACATTCACCTCGGCGCCCGGTATGCAGTGCAACCGCCGGATGTTCGAACAGATTGTGGTCGGTTACGACACCTACCTGCAGACCGAGGAAGTCTTCGAGCAGCACCGCCCGATCGTCGCCGGCGACGAGCTGACCATCGACGTGGAACTGTCGTCGGTCCGCAGGACCGCAGGCAGAGACTTCATCACCGTCACCAACACTTTCACCGATGCCGCCGGCGAGCGGGTGCACACACTGCACACCACCGTCGTCGGCGTCACCGCCGAGGACATCGACGCGGGGGTCAAGACGGCCGTGCAGAACGCGATGATGCACGACATGAACATCCTGGACGTCGGCAAGGCCGCCTATGAGAGGGCGGTACGCCCGGAGGGTGATATTCGGATCTCCGACGGAGGCCTGGCCCGCACGCCTGGGACTCCGAACTTCGACGACGTGAAGGTCGGCGACGCGTTGCCGGTCCATCACACCCGACTGTCGCGGGGCGACCTGGTGAACTATGCCGGGGTGGCAGGCGACGCCAACCCGATTCACTGGGACGAGGGCATTGCCAAACTGGCGGGGCTGCCCGACGTGATCGCCCACGGGATGCTCACCATGGGGCTGGGCGCCGGATACGCCTCCGCGTGGTTGGGTGACCCCGGTGCGGTTACCCGCTACACGGTGCGGTTGTCGGCGCCCGCGATCGTCTCGGCCGAGGGCACCGACATCGAGTTCAGCGGCCGGATCAAGTCGCTGGACCCGGCGACCCGCGGGGGTGTCGTCATCGTCTCTGCGAAGTCCGCCGGCAAGAAGATCTTCGGCATGGCGACGCTCGAGGTCCGGTTTCGCTGAGGGGCCACCGCCGGGGCTGGGCGCCCCGTCAGTAGCGTGACTTTTGTGAACGCCCTTCGTGTGTCTTCCGTCGCTGTCCTGGCCTGCCTCACGTCGCTCGCCGTGACGTTGTCCGGATGCGGCGCCGATAAGGCCGCCAAGGAGACGCCGTCGGCAAGCGCATCGTCATCACCAGTCTCCGACGTGTTCACACCGCCCGCGTCCGCACAGACGCCGACCGGAGACGGCGGCTGCCCGTCCGCAGCGCAGACGAACGCAGCGCCGGAGTGGACTCTGCCTGGAGCGACCGGAAGCGTGGCAGTGACGGGGCCCACGGACTCGGCTGCGCCGCGCATTCAGGTGACCGCACCGTTCAGCGTGACCGAAACCCAAGTGCATACGTTGAAGCCCGGTGACGGCCCGGTGGTCGCGGCCACCGCGAAGGTGTTCGTCTGCTACATGGGAGTCAACGGACGCGACGGCTCGGTGTTCGACAGCACCTACGAACGCGGTGCCCCCATTGACTTTTCGCTCGACGGAGTGGTGCCGGGCTTCCAGAAGGCGATCGCAGGACAGAAAGTCGGCTCCACGGTCGCCGTCGCAATGACGTCCACCGACGGCTATCCGGAGGGTCAGCCCAGTGCGGGGATTCAGCCGGGCGACACGCTCATCTTCGCGATCAAGATCTTGGACGCATCGGGTTAGGCACTGCACGTACCTGTCGGGGTAACGTTTTCTAGAGTTCCGTGCAACTACAGGAGCGGCCAGTGGATCTCGGTGTGTGGGGTGATCTCACGATCCTCGCTGCGGTGATGGAAATAGTGTTCGCCACTTGCGTATTCACTTACATCGGTCGGTTGGAGAAGCGCACATCGCATCCTCTCGGTGAAAAGGTGGGCGCCCATAAAGAGGTGCTGGCCAAACTTCGCAAGCGCGAACCGATGTCGCAAGACGAAGTGGATTATGCGGCCGAACTGATTGCCGACGCTCGTTCACCGCTCGCGTACGCGATACCCGCGGCCCTGTTCACCATGGGATTCTTCTACGTCGTCGGCTGTCTGTTCATGCTCCACCTCGATGGTGGTCATCCCTCGTTCCGAACGTTCATCGGCGGCATCCCGATGTTGACCTCCATGAACATCGCCGCCCAGTTGCGTAGGGTCGCGGCGTTGAAGAGGCGGCTGGTCGACATTCCGGTTTCTCAAGAGCGCGGCGGAGTTTCGGCGGCAGCGGGATCGGCGTCGACCCACAGCGGTAGCTGACGACCTGCTGCCTGCGACCCGAATGCTTGTCGGGCGGGGCGCTGACGCACGTTCAGCGGCCACCAGAACCAGCGGCCGAGCAGCGCTGCGACGGCCGGAGTCATGAATGACCGCACGATCAGCGTGTCGAACAGCAGGCCGAGCGCGATCGTAGTGCCGATCTGACCCAGAATCCGCAAGTCGGCGAAGATGAACGACGCCATGGTGGCGGCGAACACCAGACCAGCCGCCGTCACCACGGCACCGGAGCCCGCCATCGCCCGGATGATGCCGGTGTTCAAGCCGGCGCCGATCTCCTCCTTGAACCGAGATATGAGCAACAGGTTGTAGTCCGAGCCCACCGCCAACAGCAGGATTACGGCCAATGCCAGCACGATCCAGAACAACTTGATACCGAAGATGTCCTGCCAGATCAGCACGGAGAGACCAAAAGAGGCGCCCAACGACAGCGCAACGGTACCCACGATGACGAAAGCAGCGACGAGGCTTCGGGTAATGAACATCATGACGAGCAAGATCAGGCTGAGCGCAGCGATACCGGCGATCATGAGGTCGTATTTGGCGCCGTCCTGGATGTCCTTGTAGGTGGCGGCGGTGCCTGCGATGAAGATCTTGGATCCGGCGAGCGGTGTGCCCTTGACCGCTTCCTGCGCGGAGTGCCTGATGCCGTCGATGTGCGAAATGCCTTCTGGCGTAGCGGGATCGCCTTCGTGGGTGATGATCATGCGCGCGGCTTTGCCATCCGGTGACAGGAACAGCTTGAGCCCGCGCTGGAATTCGGGATTGGTGAACGCCTCGGGCGGTAGGTAGAACGAGTCGTCGGTTTTCGACGCGTCGTAGGCCTGGCCGAGGGCGGTCGAGTTCTGCAGTGCCGCCTCCGTCTGGTCGTTGATACCTGAGGTGGTGGCGTAATTGGTCAGTGTCAGGTCGCGATTGGTCTGTTGGCTCGCGATCTGGGGCGGGATCAAGGCGAGCAGCTTGGGCTGCAGCTCGTCAAGCTTGGCGATGCTTCCTGACACGTTGGCCAATTGGTCGGTCAGCGCATCGATGCCGTCGAGTGCGTCGAACAGCGACCTCAGCGCCCAGCACGCTGGGATATCGAAACAGTGTGGCTCCCAATAGAAGTAATTGCGCAGCGGCCGGAAGAAGTCGTCGAAGTTGGCGATCTTGTCGCGCAGGTCTTGGGCGGTGGCAACGGTGTCTTTGAACGCCTGTGTCTGCTCATCAGTGACGGCGGCAGATTGCTGCTGTAGCGAATACTGCTGCCGCAGAATGTTGATCGAGTCGTTGATCACGTCGACCTGCTTGAGCAGATCAGCGCCGCGGGCCTGCTGAAACGGCAGGTTGTTTATCTGCGAGGCGCTGCCCGCGCTGATCTGGAACGGTATCGACGTGTGGTCCAGGGGCGTGCCCAAAGGCCGGGTGATCGACTGCACCTGAGCGATGCCGTCGGTGTGGAAGACGGCTTTGGCGACGCGCTCCAGCAGGATCATGTCGGTGGAATTGCGAAGATCGTGGTCGGCTTCGACCATCAGCAGTTCGGGATTCAACCGGGCTTGCGAGAAGTGCCGCTCTGCCGCGGTGTAGCCGACATTGGCGGGCGCGGTGGCGGGCATGTAGGACCGGGCGTCGTAGCTCGTCGTGTAGCGCGGAAGGGCGAGGAGGCCGATGAGGGCGATGGCGATCGTCGCCATCAGGATCGGCACGGGCCAGCGGACGATGGCCGTGCCGACGCGTCGCCAACCCCGGGTGTTCATCACACGGTTGGGTTCGAACAGACCGAAGTGGCGACCGATGATCAGTAAGGCCGGCGCCAAGGTCAACGCCGCGACCACTGCGACAAGGACGCCAATGCCGGCGGGGACACCGAGGCTGTTGAAATACGGGAGTCGAGTGAAGGTCAGACAGAGGACCGCCCCGGCGATCGTCAGACCGGAACCCAAGATGATGTGTGCGGTTCCGTGGTACATCGTGTTGAACGCGGGGATGCGATCCTGCCCGGCGTAACGCGCTTCGTGAAAACGCCCGAGAATGAAGATCGCATAGTCGGTTCCGGCGGCAATGACCAAGAGCGTCAGCAGATTGGTGGAGTACGTCGACAACTGGATGATGCCGGCGTTCGCGAGTACGGCGACGACTCCGCGGGAGGCGGTCAATTCGATCATCACCGTGAAGATCACGAGGAACACCGTGGTGAGACGACGGTAGAGCGAGAACAGCATCACCGCGATCACCCCGATGGTGATCAGGGTGGTTTTCAGCGTGCCGTGCCGGCCCACCTCGAACTGATCGGTGACCAGCGGCGCGGCGCCGGTGACATAGGCCTTCAGGCCCGGGGGCGGTGGCGTGTGGTCGACGATGTTGCGCACTGAGTCGACGGATTCATTGGCCAGCGACTCGCCCTGGTTGCCTGCGAGATACAGCTGCACCAGCGCCGCCTTACCGTCGGAGCTCTGCGAGCCGGCCGCCGTCAGCGGATCTCCCCAGAAATTCTGGATGTGCTGGACGTGTTTGGTGTCCTGTTCGAGCTTCTTGATCAGGCCGTCGTAGTAGTGGTGTGCGTCGGCGCCGAGCGGCTGGTCGCCCTCCAGCACGATCATTGCCGAACTGTCCGAGTCGAATTCGCCGAACACTTTGCCGATACGTTTGGCGGCCTGCAATGAGGGTGAATCCTGCGGGCTCAGCGACACGTTGTGTGCTTGGGCGACCGTCTCCAATTGCGGCACAAAGACATTCGTCACCACAGCAAGGCCGAGCCAAAACAGCGCGATGAGCACCGCGTACCGGCGGATGAGGTTGGGAACCCGCTGGGTCGTCATCCGGATTTGTCCAGGCAGTAGGTGAAGGCGTTCAGGGTGTTGACCGTTCTTTCGTCTTTGACGACGTCGTCGATCTTGATTCGGCAGCCGAGGGAGTCGCTGTCGCCTTGGGCGGAGACGTTGACGAAGACGGCCGGTTGGGTGGTGGTGGTGTCATAGGACCAGGGCAGGGTCGCGGCGTCGACACGCTGGGGTTGGGCGTTGACGTCGAGGTAGGTGATGGTCGCGGTGGTGCCCGGTGGGCCGTAGACCTCCATGACGACGTGCTTGGGGTTGAACGGGTGGATCTCGTTGGCGGCTGCGCTGGGGGTGGAGGTGACGTCTTTGGAGCCGAAGATGCCGTTCAGCCGGTACACAGCGAATCCCGCGACCGCGATGACGAGGATCGCGACCAGAAGCATCCAGCGTCGCAACACTCGGCTTCCGAGCGAAACCCGCTGCATCCGTGACCCTTTCATGAGCGGCGACAGGCGCGGTCGGTAGGGAATTCCCGTAGCGTGGCTAATCAACTAGGTTGACGGTACGACACGGGATCAGAGTCCACAACACCGGCATTGGACACGCCCCGTAATGGTGCCTCGTGCCGATTCGCCGGACCTGGCCGGGGCCCGCTGGCGCTGGGGACTACCGGGGAATGCGGTCGGCGTATCTTACGGGCGCGGGTCCGAGTGACTCTTTCAGTCGCACCACTGAAGGCCTTGACCGGATAGGTAGGCGATATGCGCGCAATGGTCATGGACCGCGTCGGCGAGCCACTCGAGGTTCGGCAGGTGCCCGACCTCGCGCCGCCCGACGGCGGTGTTGTGGTGGACGTGTATGCCACCGGGTTGTGCCGCAGCGACTGGCACGCGTGGGCCGGCCACGACGACATCGCACTGCCCCATGTGCCCGGCCACGAGCTCGCCGGGATGGTCTCGGCGGTGGGCGTCGGGGTGCAGAACTGGTCGGTAGGCGACCGGGTGACCGTGCCGTTCGTGTGTGGCTGCGGCAGGTGCCAATGGTGTAAGTCCGGGAACGCGCAGGTCTGTCCCGACCAGGTGCAGCCCGGCTTCACGCACTGGGGCTCATTCGCGGAGTACGTCGCGCTGCACGCCGCCGACACCAACTTGGTCGCCATACCGGACTCGGTGTCGTTCGAGGCTGCCGCGAGCCTGGGCTGCCGGTTTGCCACCGCCTACCGCGCGCTGACCGCCCGCGCCCGCCTGGCCGCCGGCGAGTGGGTGACCGTCGTCGGCGTGGGCGGGGTCGGCCTCAGCTCGGTGATGATCGCCAAGGCGCTGGACGCCAACGTCATCGCCGTCGACCGCAACGCCGTCGCTCTCGACGCTGCGAAAACCCTCGGGGCCGACCATGTCCTGGTCGCTGACGGCTCCGACGTTCCCGCTCGGGTTCACGAGATCACCGGCGGCGGAAGCCATATCGCAGTCGACGCTGTCGGCCTCGAGCAGACCTGTGCGGACTCGATCCTCAGCCTGCGTCGCCGCGGCCGCCACCTGCAGGTGGGGCTGCTGCCCCCGGCGAACGGTCATCCGCGGGTTCCGATGGCCCGTGCTATCGCTTGGGAGCTCGATCTGCTCGGCAGCCACGGCATGGCGGCAGCAGACTATCCGAGGATGCTCGCCATGATCGAGAGCGGCGACCTGCGCCCCCAGGACCTGATCGAGCGTGTTATCGGGTTGGAGGAGGCGGCTGCACTCCTGCCCAACGTCGTCAACGCTTCCCCCGCCGGGATGACCCTCATCAACCCACGGCCACCGCGCGCAGAACAGGTGGGATAACCGACTTCAGCAGGCCCCATCCGCGTCGACGTCCATGTTGTCCAGTCGACGAAAAAGTTCCGCGTCGAAGGCAAATGAACCACAATGTGCCTTCAGTTCGCCTAGCTGGCAGGACCGACGTGGCACGTGACGTGATCGCCTTCGACATGACGCTGGCTCACACATGTCCAGACATATGGGGCATCCTCGAGACACCCGACTGGTACCCGCGCTTCTTCCATGGGCTCGGGTCATGCGAGCAGGTATCCGGCACGCTGCACGAGTTCGAGGTCCGCTTCGCGACCCCGCAGGGGGGCGTCGTCGTTCACCAGATGCGCCAAACGGCGCTCCGGGCGGGTACAGAGATGCGACTCGAGGCAACACAGGGAAGTCGCTGTTTCGTGGCGATTCGCCTGACGCCCGAGACGGACGGCACGCAGATCGCGTTGAGGATCTTCGCGGTCGGCCAGCTCCACCCCGAGTTCGCGAAAGTCGGCGACAAGGCCGTCCAGAACTGGGTTCGGGACGGCCTGTTGCGAATCTCGGACTACCTCGACGGCAAGCAGTCGTCGCTTCTGGCCAATATGGGCGACGGACGTTCTCTACATCTGAGCGTCGTGAAGACCATGATCGCGAGTGGTGTGGTGCGGGCGGCCCGGCCGGATCGTGGTCTTAGACAGCTCAATTCCCTTGCTAAATGGGGATTTACGCTCGCAGGCGGACTGGGGGCGGCCGCTTCGAGATCACCGCGCAACATCGCGTCGATCGACCGGCACGGCAATTTGACGTACGCGGACATGGCCGAACGCACCACACGCTTGGCGGCGGGCCTCGTTGCAGGTGGCTTCACGAGCGACAGCAAGTTCGCGGTGCTCGCACGCAATCATTCGGCGATGGTCGAATGCATGGTGGCTGCAAGCAAGTTGGGTGCGGACCTGGTATTGCTCAACACCGGCCTCGCGCCGCGTGCGATCGAAGAAATCGTCGCACACCACGCCGTCGAGGCCATCTTCGTCGATGACGACCTCGACCCGCGGGTGCACTACCTCCCCGCCGATCTACCGCGCATTTCGACGCACCCCAATTCAGCGGTGCCGCAGCGGCGTTCGATCGAAGACGTCATCTCGGACGGGGCCGACGCGGGACCGGTGGCACCACCGAAACGACCGGGCAAGCTGATCGTTCTCACGTCCGGGACCACCGGCACGCCCAAGGGCGCACGTCGGCCTACACCACCCGGCTTCGGCGCAATCGCCGCGATGCTGTCCCGTATGCCGCTGCGTCGCGACGAAGTGATGTTGTTGGCCGCGCCGCTATTTCACTCCTGGGGCCTGGCCGCACTCCAAGTCAGTACGCCGCTAGTGGCAACGGTGGTGCTGATGGAACGGTTCGACGCCGAAGAGTGCCTGAAAACCATTGCCCTGCAACGCTGCACCGCCCTTGTGCTGGTTCCGGTGATGTTACAGCGCATTCTCGAATTACCTGCCGCCGTGGTCAGCCAATACGACACGTCGTCGCTGAAGGTGGTCGCCAGCAGCGGATCGCCGATCCCCGGCGCAGCCGTCGTCAAGTTCATGGACACCTTCGGTGACATTCTGTACAACTTCTACGGCTCCACTGAGGTGTCGTGGGCAACGATCGCTGATCCCACGGACCTTCGCCTCGCCCCGACGACCGCCGGTCGCCCGCCTCTCGGTACGCGCATTGCCATCCTCGATCAGAACGGCCATCCGCTGCCGGTCGGCGGTGTCGGTCGTATCTTCGTCGGCAACGACATGCTGTTCGACGGCTACACCAATGCGGCGTCACCTGCCGTCGAAGACCAGCTGATGGACACCGGCGATCTCGGATACCTCGACGCCAGCGGTCGGCTGTTCGTCGCCGGCCGCGACGACGAGATGATCATCTCCGGCGGCGAGAATGTGTTTCCGCGGCCCGTCGAAGAAGCTATCGCCGCCTTGCCACAGGTCGCCGACGTGGCAGTGGTCGGTGTTCCGGATGCGGAATTCGGTCAACGCCTTGCCGCGTTCGTCGTCCGGGCCGAAGGGTCGTCGCTGGACGAAGAGATGGTCAAGGGCTACGTCCGAAACCGCCTGAGTCGCTTCTCGATTCCGCGCGAAATCACGTTCGTCAATCAGCTGCCGCGCACGGCGACGGGAAAGATACTGAAGCGCCAGCTGGTCGATTCCCAGTTTCCGCTGGAGACAGGCTGGCCTGGTTAGCACGAGCTACTGGGCGGCAAATCTCGAACACGGGGAAATTTCCCCATTCAACTCCGACCGATGTGCGACGCACACTACGCAGCAGCGACACGTCACCAAGAAACCGCCAAGGCGATCACCGCAACCTTGAGCCAACATGTTCGCCCAGCCCAGCCGGGCCCGTCAGACCAAGAAGGAACACAAGCCAGTGAAAACGACCAGGATTATGGAGCTCGCGCTGATCGGCACGGCGACGGCCCCGGATTCGCACCGCCGGGTGCTGCTTCAGTCCCGGACCGTCAAGCTGATTGGCCTTCTGTTGGCCGTCACAGTGGCCGCCTGTGCCCACACATCCGCGCCCACATCAGAGACGTCCAAAGCCAGTCCGGCGACCGCGGTGCCCACGCCCGGCACGGGCGCGGTCACGTTCGAGTACTTGCAGCGCGCGCCCGTGCCGGCGGTGTGCGAGCACGACCCAGGCGAACTGCGAAACGGGCAATTGCCGCCACAAGAGGGGCATCGCGGAAACGTCGGGATCGCGTTGAACTACAACACCGCCGCCTACAAGGTGGCGTTTGGCAACCTGACGGGGGGCGCAGGCGGCGCCGCTATGGTCATCCACTGCAATGCCGGTGGGGTTGGGTGGCCGGAGAGTGTGCAGCTCTATACGGCGGGCCCGCAGCTCTCAACCGCCGGGCCCAAGTGGCTGGGTGGAATCGACCTCGGCGACCTTACCCATGGTGGCTCGGAAATCGTGACCGATCTGTCCATCTCCGACGGTGTCGCACATGTGACGTGGATGGCGAACGGTCCGAATGATGGCGCATGTTGTCCGACCGTGGAGATGATGGCCGACCTGCGTTGGGACGGTTCCACAGTCGTTGCCCAGAACGTGCGCCGAGCCAACTAACCAGGCGCTCCCGCCGACGGGTCGGTATGGCCGTGCTCCGGGTATTCGGAGTCAACAACCTCTCCCCCGAACCACCATCTGGCGACACTGCATAACGGACAGCGCAACTCGGTTGCTCAGGGATCCGGTTCGATTCTCCGAAGGTGCTACTTCTTGTCGTTGGGTAGGCGGCACCCGGTGTAGCCAGAAACAACCACATTGCCCTTGTACGAGAACTTGATGAAGACGCCGGCCGGACCGGTGAACCACACATCGTGCTTGCCCGGTTGATCCTGCATGACCTGGACATCGGTTGCCTGAAGCTTGGCAGCCGCATCTTTGGCCACGTTGAGGAGGTCGTTCCATTGTTGCTCGGTGAGGGTAACGTCATTGGCAACCCGGTTCGGCAGGAAATGGCGCTTGCCGTCGGTCTGCTCGTATGGCGCCTCGCAGTTGCCAGTGTCTTCGTTAGTCGCGGTCGTCCAGACGATGTCTGGCACGACTTTGCTTGCCGCCGTGGTGATCTCGTCAATCGCGGCTTGCACCTGCGTGGTCGTGTCCTCGAGCGACGGCAGGGATTTCAACTCATCGAGTGCCTTCGCTGCATCGCTGGACGGTGTGGGGGCATCGGGCTGGGACACGTGACATCCTGTCGTCAAGAGGGCGAAGGCAAGGGCCGCGGCGCTGAGCCAGCCGTAGCGATGCCGTTTGGTTCCAATCGTCATGTCGAGGTCTCTACTTCTGTCGGACCGCGTCATCGCTCAGACCGGCGATGACCGCGGCAATGTTGTAGTTGGTCGTCCGTGGCAGGCCGTCACCGCTGAAGCGCGGATAGTCGCTATGACCATGTGCGGCTTCAAGGCTCAGCGTGCCACCT from Mycobacterium sp. JS623 encodes:
- a CDS encoding fused (3R)-hydroxyacyl-ACP dehydratase subunits HadA/HadB — translated: MTAPAESSPLEARVGHYYQMDGTYLVGREKLREYARAVQDYHPAHWDVAAAAELGYSDVIAPLTFTSAPGMQCNRRMFEQIVVGYDTYLQTEEVFEQHRPIVAGDELTIDVELSSVRRTAGRDFITVTNTFTDAAGERVHTLHTTVVGVTAEDIDAGVKTAVQNAMMHDMNILDVGKAAYERAVRPEGDIRISDGGLARTPGTPNFDDVKVGDALPVHHTRLSRGDLVNYAGVAGDANPIHWDEGIAKLAGLPDVIAHGMLTMGLGAGYASAWLGDPGAVTRYTVRLSAPAIVSAEGTDIEFSGRIKSLDPATRGGVVIVSAKSAGKKIFGMATLEVRFR
- a CDS encoding FKBP-type peptidyl-prolyl cis-trans isomerase; translation: MTFVNALRVSSVAVLACLTSLAVTLSGCGADKAAKETPSASASSSPVSDVFTPPASAQTPTGDGGCPSAAQTNAAPEWTLPGATGSVAVTGPTDSAAPRIQVTAPFSVTETQVHTLKPGDGPVVAATAKVFVCYMGVNGRDGSVFDSTYERGAPIDFSLDGVVPGFQKAIAGQKVGSTVAVAMTSTDGYPEGQPSAGIQPGDTLIFAIKILDASG
- a CDS encoding MMPL/RND family transporter produces the protein MTTQRVPNLIRRYAVLIALFWLGLAVVTNVFVPQLETVAQAHNVSLSPQDSPSLQAAKRIGKVFGEFDSDSSAMIVLEGDQPLGADAHHYYDGLIKKLEQDTKHVQHIQNFWGDPLTAAGSQSSDGKAALVQLYLAGNQGESLANESVDSVRNIVDHTPPPPGLKAYVTGAAPLVTDQFEVGRHGTLKTTLITIGVIAVMLFSLYRRLTTVFLVIFTVMIELTASRGVVAVLANAGIIQLSTYSTNLLTLLVIAAGTDYAIFILGRFHEARYAGQDRIPAFNTMYHGTAHIILGSGLTIAGAVLCLTFTRLPYFNSLGVPAGIGVLVAVVAALTLAPALLIIGRHFGLFEPNRVMNTRGWRRVGTAIVRWPVPILMATIAIALIGLLALPRYTTSYDARSYMPATAPANVGYTAAERHFSQARLNPELLMVEADHDLRNSTDMILLERVAKAVFHTDGIAQVQSITRPLGTPLDHTSIPFQISAGSASQINNLPFQQARGADLLKQVDVINDSINILRQQYSLQQQSAAVTDEQTQAFKDTVATAQDLRDKIANFDDFFRPLRNYFYWEPHCFDIPACWALRSLFDALDGIDALTDQLANVSGSIAKLDELQPKLLALIPPQIASQQTNRDLTLTNYATTSGINDQTEAALQNSTALGQAYDASKTDDSFYLPPEAFTNPEFQRGLKLFLSPDGKAARMIITHEGDPATPEGISHIDGIRHSAQEAVKGTPLAGSKIFIAGTAATYKDIQDGAKYDLMIAGIAALSLILLVMMFITRSLVAAFVIVGTVALSLGASFGLSVLIWQDIFGIKLFWIVLALAVILLLAVGSDYNLLLISRFKEEIGAGLNTGIIRAMAGSGAVVTAAGLVFAATMASFIFADLRILGQIGTTIALGLLFDTLIVRSFMTPAVAALLGRWFWWPLNVRQRPARQAFGSQAAGRQLPLWVDADPAAAETPPRS
- a CDS encoding MmpS family transport accessory protein, which codes for MQRVSLGSRVLRRWMLLVAILVIAVAGFAVYRLNGIFGSKDVTSTPSAAANEIHPFNPKHVVMEVYGPPGTTATITYLDVNAQPQRVDAATLPWSYDTTTTQPAVFVNVSAQGDSDSLGCRIKIDDVVKDERTVNTLNAFTYCLDKSG
- a CDS encoding alcohol dehydrogenase catalytic domain-containing protein, which gives rise to MRAMVMDRVGEPLEVRQVPDLAPPDGGVVVDVYATGLCRSDWHAWAGHDDIALPHVPGHELAGMVSAVGVGVQNWSVGDRVTVPFVCGCGRCQWCKSGNAQVCPDQVQPGFTHWGSFAEYVALHAADTNLVAIPDSVSFEAAASLGCRFATAYRALTARARLAAGEWVTVVGVGGVGLSSVMIAKALDANVIAVDRNAVALDAAKTLGADHVLVADGSDVPARVHEITGGGSHIAVDAVGLEQTCADSILSLRRRGRHLQVGLLPPANGHPRVPMARAIAWELDLLGSHGMAAADYPRMLAMIESGDLRPQDLIERVIGLEEAAALLPNVVNASPAGMTLINPRPPRAEQVG
- a CDS encoding AMP-binding protein produces the protein MTLAHTCPDIWGILETPDWYPRFFHGLGSCEQVSGTLHEFEVRFATPQGGVVVHQMRQTALRAGTEMRLEATQGSRCFVAIRLTPETDGTQIALRIFAVGQLHPEFAKVGDKAVQNWVRDGLLRISDYLDGKQSSLLANMGDGRSLHLSVVKTMIASGVVRAARPDRGLRQLNSLAKWGFTLAGGLGAAASRSPRNIASIDRHGNLTYADMAERTTRLAAGLVAGGFTSDSKFAVLARNHSAMVECMVAASKLGADLVLLNTGLAPRAIEEIVAHHAVEAIFVDDDLDPRVHYLPADLPRISTHPNSAVPQRRSIEDVISDGADAGPVAPPKRPGKLIVLTSGTTGTPKGARRPTPPGFGAIAAMLSRMPLRRDEVMLLAAPLFHSWGLAALQVSTPLVATVVLMERFDAEECLKTIALQRCTALVLVPVMLQRILELPAAVVSQYDTSSLKVVASSGSPIPGAAVVKFMDTFGDILYNFYGSTEVSWATIADPTDLRLAPTTAGRPPLGTRIAILDQNGHPLPVGGVGRIFVGNDMLFDGYTNAASPAVEDQLMDTGDLGYLDASGRLFVAGRDDEMIISGGENVFPRPVEEAIAALPQVADVAVVGVPDAEFGQRLAAFVVRAEGSSLDEEMVKGYVRNRLSRFSIPREITFVNQLPRTATGKILKRQLVDSQFPLETGWPG
- a CDS encoding LppA family lipoprotein, which encodes MTIGTKRHRYGWLSAAALAFALLTTGCHVSQPDAPTPSSDAAKALDELKSLPSLEDTTTQVQAAIDEITTAASKVVPDIVWTTATNEDTGNCEAPYEQTDGKRHFLPNRVANDVTLTEQQWNDLLNVAKDAAAKLQATDVQVMQDQPGKHDVWFTGPAGVFIKFSYKGNVVVSGYTGCRLPNDKK